The following are encoded together in the Scomber scombrus chromosome 7, fScoSco1.1, whole genome shotgun sequence genome:
- the atp1a3b gene encoding sodium/potassium-transporting ATPase subunit alpha-3b — MGDKDDRSPKKKKGGTKDMDDLKKEVPITEHKMSVEEVCRKFQTDIVQGLTTAKAAEFLIRDGPNALTPPPTTPEWVKFCRQLFGGFSVLLWTGAILCFLAYAIQAATEEEPAGDNLYLGIVLTAVVVITGCFSYFQEAKSSKIMESFKNMVPQQALVIREGEKVQINAEEVVAGDLVEVKGGDRIPADIRVVSAHGCKVDNSSLTGESEPQSRSPDCTHDNPLETRNVAFFSTNCVEGTARGIVICTGDRTVMGRIATLTSGLETGKTPIAKEIEHFIHIITGVAVFLGVTFFILAIILGYSWLEAVIFLIGIIVANVPEGLLATVTVCLTLTAKRMAKKNCLVKNLEAVETLGSTSTICSDKTGTLTQNRMTVAHMWFDNQIHEADTTEDQSGASFDKSSVTWISLSRIAALCNRAQFKGGQDGLPILKRDVAGDASESALLKCIELSCGSVRAMRDKNKKVAEIPFNSTNKYQLSVHETEDPNDNRYLLVMKGAPERILDRCTTIMLQGKEQPMDEELKESFQNAYMELGGLGERVLGFCHVMLPEDQYPKGFAFDTDDVNFQTDNLCFVGLMSMIDPPRAAVPDAVGKCRSAGIKVIMVTGDHPITAKAIAKGVGIISEGNETVEDIAARLNIPVSQVNPRDAKACVIHGTDLKDLSQDQMDDILRNHTEIVFARTSPQQKLIIVEGCQRQGAIVAVTGDGVNDSPALKKADIGVAMGISGSDVSKQAADMILLDDNFASIVTGVEEGRLIFDNLKKSIAYTLTSNIPEITPFLLFIMINIPLPLGTITILCIDLGTDMVPAISLAYEAAESDIMKRQPRNPFRDKLVNERLISIAYGQIGMIQALGGFFAYFVILAENGFLPSRLVGIRLNWDDRSVNDLEDSYGQQWTYEQRKIVEFTCHTAFFVSIVVVQWADVIVCKTRRNSVFQQGMRNKILIFGLFEETALAAFLSYCPGMDVALRMYPLKPSWWFCAFPYSFLIFVYDEIRKLLIRRNPGGWVERETYY, encoded by the exons ATGGGG GACAAAGATGACCGATCccccaagaagaagaaggggggaaCCAAGGACATGGATGACCTGAAGAAGGAAGTGCCCATT ACGGAGCACAAGATGTCCGTGGAGGAAGTATGCAGGAAATTCCAGACTGATATTGTCCAG GGATTGACTACTGCCAAGGCTGCAGAGTTTCTGATCAGGGATGGTCCCAACGCTCTCACCCCTCCTCCCACCACCCCAGAGTGGGTCAAGTTCTGTCGTCAGCTGTTTGGTGGATTCTCCGTCCTGCTATGGACTGGCGCCATCCTCTGCTTCCTGGCCTACGCCATCCAGGCAGCCACTGAGGAAGAACCCGCAGGAGACAAT TTGTACCTAGGTATCGTGCTCACAGCTGTCGTCGTTATTACCGGTTGCTTCTCATACTTCCAAGAGGCCAAGAGCTCCAAAATCATGGAGTCCTTCAAGAACATGGTGCCTCAG CAAGCTTTGGTGATCCGTGAGGGTGAGAAGGTACAGATCAACGCTGAAGAAGTGGTGGCCGGAGATCTGGTTGAAGTGAAAGGAGGAGACAGGATCCCTGCCGATATCCGTGTGGTTTCAGCTCATGGCTgcaag GTGGATAACTCCTCCCTAACAGGCGAGTCAGAACCTCAGAGCAGGTCACCTGACTGTACCCATGACAACCCCTTGGAGACCCGAAATGTTGCTTTCTTCTCCACCAACTGTGTGGAAG GCACAGCACGCGGCATTGTAATCTGCACCGGAGACCGCACAGTCATGGGTCGCATTGCTACTCTGACCTCTGGCCTGGAGACCGGCAAAACCCCCATCGCTAAAGAGATTGAGCACTTCATCCACATCATCACAGGTGTGGCTGTCTTCCTGGGtgtcacatttttcatcttGGCCATCATCCTGGGTTACTCCTGGCTGGAAGCTGTCATCTTCCTTATCGGCATCATTGTGGCTAATGTGCCTGAGGGTCTGCTGGCCACTGTCACT GTATGTCTGACCCTGACTGCCAAACGTATGGCTAAGAAAAACTGCCTGGTGAAGAACTTGGAGGCTGTGGAAACCCTGGGTTCCACCTCCACCATCTGCTCCGACAAGACAGGCACCCTGACCCAGAACAGGATGACTGTGGCCCACATGTGGTTCGACAACCAGATCCACGAGGCTGACACCACCGAGGATCAGTCTG GTGCATCATTTGACAAGAGCTCAGTGACATGGATTTCTCTGTCTCGTATCGCTGCTCTGTGTAACCGTGCTCAGTTCAAGGGAGGACAAGATGGATTGCCCATCCTGAAGCGTGACGTGGCTGGTGATGCCTCAGAGTCCGCCCTGCTGAAGTGTATTGAGTTGTCCTGTGGCTCTGTCAGGGCGATGAGGGATAAGAACAAGAAGGTGGCTGAGATCCCCTTCAACTCCACCAACAAATACCAA CTTTCAGTGCATGAGACAGAGGACCCCAATGACAACCGCTACCTGCTGGTGATGAAGGGAGCCCCTGAGAGGATCCTAGACCGTTGCACCACCATCATGCTGCAGGGCAAAGAGCAGCCTATGGATGAAGAGCTGAAGGAATCTTTCCAGAATGCCTATATGGAGCTGGGAGGACTGGGAGAGAGAGTTTTGG GTTTCTGCCATGTGATGCTGCCAGAGGACCAGTACCCAAAAGGCTTTGCCTTTGACACTGATGATGTCAACTTCCAGACAGACAACCTTTGCTTCGTTGGCCTCATGTCCATGATTGACCCTCCCCGTGCTGCTGTGCCTGATGCTGTTGGCAAATGCCGATCTGCTGGTATCAAG GTCATTATGGTTACTGGAGATCACCCAATCACAGCCAAGGCCATTGCCAAGGGTGTGGGCATCATCTCTGAGGGCAATGAGACAGTGGAGGACATTGCAGCTCGTCTCAATATCCCTGTTAGCCAGGTCAATCCCAG GGATGCCAAGGCCTGTGTGATCCATGGTACAGACCTGAAGGATCTGTCTCAGGATCAGATGGACGACATCTTGAGGAATCACACGGAAATTGTCTTTGCCAGGACCTCCCCACAGCAGAAGCTGATCATTGTAGAGGGTTGCCAGCGACAG GGCGCCATTGTGGCTGTGACAGGTGATGGTGTGAATGACTCTCCTGCACTGAAGAAGGCTGACATTGGTGTTGCCATGGGAATCTCTGGCTCCGACGTGTCCAAACAGGCCGCTGACATGATCTTGCTGGATGACAACTTTGCCTCTATTGTCACTGGAGTGGAAGAAG GCCGCTTGATCTTTGATAACCTGAAGAAGTCCATTGCCTACACCCTGACCAGCAACATCCCAGAGATCACCCCCTTcctgttgtttatcatgatcaACATTCCTTTGCCACTGGGAACCATCACCATCCTGTGTATTGACTTGGGAACTGACATG GTTCCAGCTATCTCACTGGCCTATGAAGCAGCTGAGAGCGACATCATGAAGCGTCAGCCCAGGAACCCATTCAGGGACAAGCTGGTCAATGAGAGGCTTATCAGCATTGCCTACGGACAAATTG gTATGATCCAGGCTCTGGGAGGCTTCTTTGCCTACTTTGTGATCTTGGCTGAAAATGGTTTCCTGCCCTCTCGACTTGTAGGCATCAGGCTTAACTGGGATGACCGCTCAGTCAACGACCTGGAAGACAGCTATGGACAGCAATGG ACATATGAGCAGAGGAAGATTGTAGAGTTCACATGTCACACAGCCTTCTTCGTCAGTATTGTGGTGGTGCAATGGGCTGATGTCATTGTTTGCAAGACCCGACGTAACTCTGTGTTCCAGCAGGGCATGAG GAACAAGATCTTGATCTTTGGCCTGTTTGAAGAGACAGCCCTGGCTGCCTTCTTGTCCTACTGCCCAGGCATGGATGTGGCACTCAGGATGTACCCCCTAAA ACCTTCCTGGTGGTTTTGTGCATTCCCCTATAGTTTTCTCATCTTCGTTTATGATGAAATTCGAAAACTTCTCATCCGCAGGAACCCTGGAG GTTGGGTGGAAAGGGAGACATACTATTGA